In the genome of Elephas maximus indicus isolate mEleMax1 chromosome 6, mEleMax1 primary haplotype, whole genome shotgun sequence, one region contains:
- the LOC126077782 gene encoding LOW QUALITY PROTEIN: U6 snRNA-associated Sm-like protein LSm5 (The sequence of the model RefSeq protein was modified relative to this genomic sequence to represent the inferred CDS: inserted 3 bases in 2 codons), with protein sequence MAANGTTNLLQLLPQELVGKCIGSRIQIVMKSDKXVGTLLGFDDXFEITPERRKITVLDQILLNGRNITILVSGGEGPEV encoded by the exons ATGGCAGCTAATGGTACCACTAACCTGTTGCAGCTGCTTCCACAAGAACTTGTAGGCAAGTGTATAGGATCAAGAATTCAAATTGTGATGAAGAGTGATA TTGTTGGCACACTTCTAGGTTTTGATGA TTTTGAAATCAcaccagaaagaagaaagattacTGTATTAGATCAGATTTTGCTAAATGGACGTAACATAACAATACTGGTTTCTGGGGGAGAAGGACCTGAAGTATGA